In Geopsychrobacter electrodiphilus DSM 16401, a single window of DNA contains:
- a CDS encoding RrF2 family transcriptional regulator: MRLSTKAQYAVRALVSLAINGDGTPVSIKSISAWENISLTYLEQLFVKLRRGEIVQSSRGPGGGYVLARPAADIRVDQIIDTVEETLVPVSCMDEDGTCGCDSQCVTHAIWQGLGEQIRTFLASKTLEDLAVEGRKRLDR; the protein is encoded by the coding sequence ATGAGGCTATCAACCAAGGCACAATATGCGGTCCGCGCATTGGTGAGCCTTGCCATAAACGGGGATGGAACACCGGTTTCGATTAAATCTATTTCGGCTTGGGAAAATATTTCACTGACCTACCTCGAACAGCTTTTCGTAAAACTGCGGCGCGGGGAGATTGTTCAGAGCAGCCGTGGTCCGGGAGGGGGGTATGTGCTTGCCCGCCCGGCGGCAGATATCCGGGTCGACCAGATTATCGATACGGTTGAAGAGACATTGGTGCCGGTTTCCTGTATGGATGAGGACGGAACCTGCGGTTGCGACTCACAGTGCGTAACTCACGCCATCTGGCAAGGCCTGGGTGAGCAGATACGGACCTTTCTCGCCTCCAAAACCCTCGAAGATCTTGCCGTTGAAGGACGTAAACGTCTCGACCGTTGA
- the nifS gene encoding cysteine desulfurase NifS: MNQIYLDHNATTPVSPAVLAQMLPFFSQHFGNPSSVHWAGRAVSGALETARERVAALINASPNEIVFTSCGSEADNLAIKGTALAHQDRGRHIITTVVEHPAVLESCRFLERQGWRVSYLPVDSEGALNLDLLEESITAQTVLISVMWANNETGNLFPIAKIGEIARRHNICFHSDMVQAVGRTALDVKAAGLDLAAISGHKFGAPKGVGALYVRAETRLEALIHGGHQERHRRGGTSNVAGIIGLGAASEIVSRDLDQSIDQLKRLRDRLEDGLFSALTGIHLNGSVDRRQRLPNTLNLSFAGVAGESLLLNLDLKGIAVSSGSACSSGTLEPSHVIAALGVDPTLAQSSLRFSFGLENTEAEVDYVLEQLPPIVQRLRKMSPLI; this comes from the coding sequence GTGAACCAGATATACCTTGATCACAATGCCACTACCCCGGTTTCTCCTGCAGTTTTGGCCCAGATGCTGCCCTTTTTTTCACAGCACTTTGGTAATCCTTCGAGTGTTCACTGGGCGGGTCGTGCCGTAAGTGGTGCGCTTGAAACGGCACGGGAACGGGTTGCCGCCCTGATTAATGCTTCACCTAACGAGATCGTTTTCACTTCTTGCGGCAGCGAAGCCGATAATTTGGCGATCAAAGGGACGGCTCTCGCGCATCAGGACCGAGGGCGGCATATTATTACGACGGTCGTCGAGCACCCCGCCGTGCTTGAAAGTTGTCGCTTTCTTGAACGTCAGGGCTGGCGGGTTAGTTATCTGCCGGTGGACAGTGAAGGGGCCCTGAACCTTGATCTTCTGGAAGAGTCAATCACCGCTCAGACCGTGCTTATTTCGGTGATGTGGGCCAACAATGAAACAGGCAACCTGTTCCCGATTGCCAAAATCGGTGAAATCGCCCGCCGCCACAACATCTGCTTTCATTCTGATATGGTGCAGGCGGTCGGGCGAACTGCCCTGGATGTGAAGGCCGCCGGGCTTGATCTCGCTGCTATTTCAGGGCATAAATTCGGCGCACCCAAGGGGGTCGGCGCACTCTACGTTCGAGCTGAAACCCGGCTTGAGGCTTTGATTCATGGCGGGCATCAGGAACGTCATCGACGCGGTGGAACCTCCAATGTCGCCGGGATTATCGGGCTTGGAGCGGCGAGTGAGATCGTCTCGCGGGATCTGGATCAGAGCATTGACCAGCTCAAGCGTTTGCGTGATCGGCTGGAAGACGGACTTTTTTCTGCTCTGACCGGGATTCACTTAAATGGTTCGGTGGATCGGCGTCAGCGTTTACCAAATACGCTCAATCTCAGTTTTGCAGGTGTCGCCGGGGAATCTTTGCTTCTGAACCTCGACCTTAAAGGGATTGCGGTCTCCTCCGGCTCTGCCTGTAGCTCGGGGACTCTCGAGCCATCACATGTTATTGCGGCGCTAGGGGTTGATCCGACCCTGGCACAGTCAAGCCTCAGGTTTAGTTTCGGTTTGGAAAACACCGAGGCTGAGGTTGATTATGTTCTGGAACAACTTCCGCCCATCGTTCAGCGGTTGCGCAAGATGAGCCCCCTTATTTAA
- the mnmA gene encoding tRNA 2-thiouridine(34) synthase MnmA: MSVVKKRVVVAMSGGVDSSVTAALLQEQGYEVIGMTMQIWDYTSFTAENGETFGSCCSLDDVYDARRVAESLGIPFYVVNFEKDFQRHVIDNFCDEYFGGRTPNPCVLCNQVLKFELLMRKALELEADYLATGHYAQILERDGRPALVKGIDESKDQSYFLFTLTPAQMSMTLFPLGGMTKSEVRDHAVRFNLRVADKAESQDICFVPDGDYVRFLEEERGAGHKNGEIIHHSGQVLGQHNGIYRYTIGQRKGLGLSWPQPLYVVGIDAEHCRVIVGEKELLSRASFNLHRTLWSIAQPVQPIEVECRIRYRHRPVAATVTPSEGGGALIEFHQPQKGVTPGQAAVFYQDDRVIGGGWIA, from the coding sequence ATGTCTGTTGTGAAAAAAAGAGTAGTCGTCGCTATGAGCGGCGGTGTCGATTCATCGGTTACGGCGGCCCTGCTGCAGGAGCAGGGTTATGAAGTGATCGGCATGACCATGCAGATCTGGGATTACACCAGTTTCACCGCTGAAAACGGCGAGACCTTTGGCAGCTGCTGCAGCCTCGATGATGTCTACGACGCGCGCCGGGTCGCTGAGAGTCTCGGGATCCCATTTTATGTGGTCAATTTTGAAAAAGACTTCCAGCGACATGTTATTGATAATTTTTGCGATGAATACTTTGGCGGACGGACTCCCAACCCCTGTGTGCTCTGCAATCAGGTGCTTAAATTTGAACTCCTGATGCGTAAGGCCCTCGAGTTGGAGGCTGATTATCTGGCCACTGGTCATTATGCCCAAATCCTTGAGCGTGATGGCAGACCGGCTCTGGTCAAGGGGATTGATGAGAGCAAGGATCAAAGTTATTTCCTGTTTACCCTGACCCCCGCGCAGATGTCCATGACCCTCTTCCCCCTGGGAGGGATGACCAAAAGCGAAGTGCGGGACCATGCCGTGCGCTTCAATTTACGGGTTGCGGATAAGGCGGAAAGTCAGGATATCTGTTTTGTCCCTGATGGTGATTATGTGCGTTTTCTGGAAGAAGAACGCGGGGCCGGACATAAAAACGGCGAAATCATTCATCACAGTGGTCAAGTTTTGGGTCAGCATAACGGAATTTATCGTTATACGATCGGCCAGCGTAAAGGCCTTGGGCTTAGTTGGCCTCAGCCCCTCTATGTTGTCGGGATTGACGCTGAACATTGCCGGGTGATTGTTGGAGAGAAAGAGCTGCTGAGTCGGGCGAGTTTTAATCTGCATCGCACCCTGTGGTCTATCGCGCAACCGGTTCAGCCCATTGAGGTTGAATGCCGTATCCGCTATCGTCATCGCCCGGTTGCTGCGACAGTGACGCCGAGTGAGGGTGGCGGCGCACTCATTGAATTTCATCAGCCTCAAAAGGGAGTGACCCCCGGCCAGGCAGCGGTCTTTTACCAGGATGACCGTGTTATCGGTGGGGGCTGGATCGCGTGA
- the mtaB gene encoding tRNA (N(6)-L-threonylcarbamoyladenosine(37)-C(2))-methylthiotransferase MtaB, with product MKPTFAIVTLGCKTNQFESAAMSEKLIVAGYLPCNFEEGADLVLINTCTVTSNTDAQSRNLIRRAKRFNPLSRVVVTGCYAQVDAKSLAEMPGVSLVLGNQEKGELLAYLAQSNAEGTFAVAAIRGENVEVALEVASEAKRSRAFLQIQNGCDAFCSYCIIPYARGRSRSVEPIAVLKQVDSLVAAGHQELVLTGIHIGQYGKDLTPQINLLSLVQQIEPRLKDCRLRLGSLEPTELPVELRAHTTGSAKICPHYHIPLQSGSDRVLAAMNRHYSTSFFAEMLHDIHQRQPQAGIGIDLIVGFPGETDAEFDETCRFVASLPVSYLHVFPYSRRPGTLAAGLGGQIPGNIARLRAERMRQIGEDKHRQFAREFVGQALEVIPEAGDHSGKMRAVAGNYLSILLPFDENLIGQRRLARVCRQGTQGLEGVIV from the coding sequence GTGAAGCCAACCTTTGCCATAGTCACCCTGGGTTGCAAGACGAACCAGTTTGAATCTGCAGCGATGTCTGAGAAGTTGATCGTTGCGGGTTATTTGCCATGCAACTTTGAAGAGGGAGCCGATCTGGTTCTGATCAATACCTGCACTGTAACCTCGAATACTGATGCCCAGTCGCGCAATCTGATTCGTCGCGCAAAACGTTTTAATCCGCTCTCAAGGGTGGTTGTGACCGGTTGCTACGCTCAGGTCGACGCCAAGTCTCTGGCGGAGATGCCAGGGGTATCGCTTGTTCTGGGCAATCAGGAGAAAGGGGAGCTGCTGGCGTATCTGGCCCAGAGTAATGCCGAAGGGACCTTTGCGGTGGCTGCGATACGTGGTGAAAACGTCGAGGTCGCGCTTGAGGTCGCCAGCGAAGCGAAACGGAGTCGGGCTTTTTTACAGATTCAGAACGGTTGTGATGCTTTCTGCTCCTACTGCATCATCCCTTATGCACGCGGACGCAGTCGTTCCGTTGAGCCCATCGCGGTGTTAAAACAGGTCGATTCTCTGGTTGCTGCCGGTCATCAGGAGCTGGTTCTGACCGGAATCCACATCGGCCAATACGGCAAGGACCTTACTCCGCAGATCAACCTTTTGAGTCTGGTCCAACAGATTGAGCCCCGCTTGAAAGATTGTCGTCTGCGTCTCGGTTCGCTGGAGCCGACCGAATTGCCGGTGGAGCTGCGCGCCCATACCACTGGCTCAGCCAAGATTTGTCCGCATTATCATATTCCGCTTCAGTCAGGCTCTGATCGTGTGCTTGCGGCGATGAATCGACATTACTCCACCAGTTTTTTTGCGGAAATGCTTCATGATATCCATCAGCGTCAACCTCAGGCCGGTATTGGCATCGACCTGATCGTCGGATTCCCTGGCGAAACAGATGCCGAGTTTGACGAAACCTGTCGTTTTGTTGCTTCACTCCCGGTCAGTTATCTGCATGTTTTCCCTTACAGCCGCCGTCCTGGTACCCTGGCAGCGGGCCTTGGCGGCCAGATTCCAGGTAATATTGCGCGGTTGCGTGCTGAACGGATGCGCCAGATAGGCGAAGATAAGCATCGGCAATTCGCACGTGAATTTGTCGGGCAAGCGCTTGAAGTGATTCCTGAAGCGGGAGACCATTCAGGTAAAATGCGCGCAGTTGCCGGGAATTATCTAAGTATTCTTTTGCCGTTCGATGAGAATCTGATCGGCCAGCGACGGCTGGCAAGGGTTTGTCGGCAAGGCACGCAAGGACTCGAAGGGGTGATTGTTTAG
- a CDS encoding YkgJ family cysteine cluster protein: MPETLNVETKKIKSGSTPDLAPEQKILDEWEQRCHRCGLCCFEKGIDGKGRIIETEVPCRHLDIHTRLCRVYKNRQQIESDCIKLTPEIISQLKWLPKSCAYHKKSEDTGS, encoded by the coding sequence ATGCCCGAAACCCTAAATGTCGAAACCAAAAAGATAAAATCAGGGAGTACGCCTGATCTGGCCCCGGAACAAAAGATTCTGGACGAATGGGAGCAACGCTGTCACCGCTGCGGACTCTGCTGTTTTGAAAAGGGGATAGACGGCAAAGGGCGAATTATTGAGACCGAGGTCCCCTGCCGTCACCTGGATATTCATACCCGGTTGTGCCGCGTATATAAAAACCGGCAACAAATCGAGTCTGACTGTATTAAGCTGACCCCGGAAATTATCAGTCAACTCAAATGGTTGCCGAAATCCTGTGCTTACCACAAAAAATCGGAAGACACAGGCTCTTAG